The genomic DNA GAAATATCTAAAGCAGTTATTATATATAATATATTTTTTTCTTTAGTTGTTTTTTTAAATTCTGCCCATACAGGTATGGATATACCTAACTTCTTGTTTAACAACAATTCACCTTCCCAATACCCATCATTCTTCTTATCATCCCAAGCATTTTTTAATATTTGACTAAAAGAACCAAATAATTCAATATCAAAAATACTTCTATTGATCAATTCATCCCTACCATAATTAGTTAGATTACTAAAAGTATTATTTACTGCTATAATATTCTTATTATTATCTAATACTAAAATAGCTTCCTGGCTATTATTAAAAATCTCATAGAAAATATCTTCATCCATAAACATACACCTATATTTATATTAAATAATATAAATATCTATTCTAAAATAAAATTTTTATCTAAATATATCTCATAGGCCCTAACGAGAAGTTCTATCTTTGTTTTTTTAAAATCTTCATCTATTAATTCTTTTAATTTATCAATATCACTCTGATTTACGCAACTAGCCTTTTTTAAGCAGGGGACCTTTGACAACCTATGAAGTAAAATAGAAAAGCTTTCTTTATCATTTATCTCATATATCTTTCTTATGACTATATCATTTCTTCTATTAATAAAATTTTGTAATATTGCACCAAATTTATTTATAACATTAATATTTTCAGCCATAATCCACCTCTCTATAACATGGATATTGTTTAACCTACTCCAATTATATCGTCATATAATAGAAAATGTTAAATAAATAGCAATACATTATTAACTAACTTCTAACTCTTTAAATTTTGTTGCACATTCCTTGGCCAAATTTCTGACACGGGCAATGTAGTTTACCCTTTCAGCTACAGATATTGCCCCCCTTGCATCAAGCAAATTAAAAGTATGACTACACTTTAGGCAATAGTCATAGGCAGGCAAAACTAGGTTATAATCACATAGCCTCTTGCACTCATCTTCATATATCTTAAAGAGCTGGGTCAGCATATTTACGTCGGCTACCTCAAAATTATATTTTGAAAATTGTACCTCATTTTGATAATAAACATCACCATAAGTATAGGTATTGTCCCACTTTAAATCAAAAACAGAGTCTACCCCTTGTAAATACATTCCTATCCTCTCAAGCCCATAGGTTATTTCGCAGGAAATAACATCTAAATCAAGACCCCCAACCTGTTGAAAATAGGTAAATTGTGTAATCTCCATCCCATCAAGCCAAACCTCCCAACCAAGCCCCCACGCTCCTAATGTAGGAGATTCCCAATCGTCTTCTACAAATCTGATATCATGTTCATTAGAATTAATACCTAAAATTTCTAAACTATTAATATAGAGATCTCTTACATTAGGGGTTGTGGGTTTTATAATAACTTGCAATTGATAGTAGTGTTGCAATCTATTGGGATTTTCACCGTATCTTCCATCAGTAGGTCTTCTAGAGGGCTCAACATATACAACATTCCATTTTTTTTCTCCCAAACATCTTAAAAAGGTTGCGGGATTAAAAGTGCCCGCTCCAACCTCAATATCATAGGGTTGCCAAACAAGGCAACCATTTTTAGACCAAAAGCTAAGTAAATTTAAAATTATATCCTGAAATAACATTATAATCCTTTTTTTCTCATAGCATTCCTTCTCAAAGGGATAGAATGTAAGTTAATAAATCCAGTTGCATCTCCTTGATCATATACTCCACTGTCATAATCCATAGAAGCAATTTTTTGACTATATAAACTATATGGTGACTCCCTGCCAATTATATTAATATTACCCTTATAAAATTCTAATTTTATATCACCAGTTACATACTTTTGGGATTCATTGACAAAGGCAATCAAGGACTCAACCTCAGGTGAAAACCAATAACCATTATATACAAGAGAAGCAAAGCGTGGCATTAGAATATCTTTCAAATTTATTAGCCCCCCATCCAAAGTTAAGGACTCTAATTCTCTATGTGACACCATAAGTGCTGTGCCACCAGGAGTCTCATACACACCCCTAGATTTCATCCCCACATATCTTGATTCAACTATATCAATCCTGCCAACGCCATTTCTGCCAGCAATCTTATTTAATTTATCAAGGAGTTCAAAAGGTTTATACTCAATACCATCTAACTTAATTGCTTCACCTTTATTAAAACTTATTTTGACCTCTTCTGGTTTATCTGGAGCATCTTTTGGGTCAACAGTAGACCTAAACATATTCTTTGGGGGAATTTTATTAGGATCCTCTAAAATACCCGCCTCATAGCTTATATGCATAATATTTTCATCAGTACTCCAGGGTGATTCAATTGTTGCCTTTATTGGAATATTATGTTTTTCTGCAAACTCAATAGCCTCTTTTCTACCTCTTATATTATTGTAGAATTCAGGATCCCTCCACGGTGCTATTACTCTCAATTCTGGTGCAAGAGCTGCAACTGATAGTTCAAATCTAACCTGATCATTACCCTTCCCTGTTGCCCCATGGGCAACATATTTTGCATCTTCCTTTTTTGCTACCTCTACCAACCCTTTAGCAATTACAGGCCTTGCAAGTGCAGTACCCAATAAGTACCTATCCTCATACCTTGCATTAAATTTAATTGCAGCATATACAAAATCCTTCACAAACTCA from Deferribacterota bacterium includes the following:
- a CDS encoding glycine--tRNA ligase subunit alpha, encoding MLFQDIILNLLSFWSKNGCLVWQPYDIEVGAGTFNPATFLRCLGEKKWNVVYVEPSRRPTDGRYGENPNRLQHYYQLQVIIKPTTPNVRDLYINSLEILGINSNEHDIRFVEDDWESPTLGAWGLGWEVWLDGMEITQFTYFQQVGGLDLDVISCEITYGLERIGMYLQGVDSVFDLKWDNTYTYGDVYYQNEVQFSKYNFEVADVNMLTQLFKIYEDECKRLCDYNLVLPAYDYCLKCSHTFNLLDARGAISVAERVNYIARVRNLAKECATKFKELEVS
- a CDS encoding argininosuccinate synthase encodes the protein MDDKRVVLAYSGGLDTSVILKWLTLRGYEVIAFVADLGQNEDLSKLEDKAYSSGATKFYKVDLKDEFVKDFVYAAIKFNARYEDRYLLGTALARPVIAKGLVEVAKKEDAKYVAHGATGKGNDQVRFELSVAALAPELRVIAPWRDPEFYNNIRGRKEAIEFAEKHNIPIKATIESPWSTDENIMHISYEAGILEDPNKIPPKNMFRSTVDPKDAPDKPEEVKISFNKGEAIKLDGIEYKPFELLDKLNKIAGRNGVGRIDIVESRYVGMKSRGVYETPGGTALMVSHRELESLTLDGGLINLKDILMPRFASLVYNGYWFSPEVESLIAFVNESQKYVTGDIKLEFYKGNINIIGRESPYSLYSQKIASMDYDSGVYDQGDATGFINLHSIPLRRNAMRKKGL